The proteins below come from a single Malus sylvestris chromosome 3, drMalSylv7.2, whole genome shotgun sequence genomic window:
- the LOC126615400 gene encoding mediator of RNA polymerase II transcription subunit 15a-like, with the protein MDTNKWRPYQVGEAAMDAGDWRSQLQADSRQRIVNKIMDTLKRHLPFSGQDGLQELSKIAVRFEEKIYTAATSQSDYLRKISLKMLTMETKYQNSMGNPLQSNSAGNSNRPPDPGSSGMQPQVPNQGQSHSMPLPANQSQGRQPLLAQNIQNNVTGLHQQQQSNLSNIHQQQLDLHNNVTGLQQQQHLGTQSGNSSMQSNQHSVHLLQQSKIQVQQQRHQNASNMLPSQGQQSQPQASQQQMMSQIQSQSAPMQQMGLQQQSNPLQRDMQLQASGLISGTMLQAQNIMDQQKQLYQCPRPLSETSLTSLDSSAQAGHANGGDWQEEVYQKIKVMKERYLPELSEMYQKIATKLQQHDSLPQQPKSEQLEKLKMFKTMLERLISVLQISKSSISPGLKDKLGLYEKQIVNFINTNGPRKQDPLQQGQLPPPHMHSMQQPQSQIPQVQSHENQMNPQLQTMNLQGSVPTMQQNYMTSLVQNSMSSISGVSTAQQNMMNSLQPSTNLDSGQGNALNSLQQVPVGSIQQTPVSAPQQANMNGLSSQSGVSMLQPNIISLQSNSGMLQHQQLKQQEQQMLQNQLKQQYQQRMQRQLIQKQQILQQQQQQQQLLQAKQQLPAQVEANQHQMPLLHQMNDANDLKMRQGMGVKPGVFQQHISAGQHAYPHQQLKLGSPFPIPSSNQLIQAASRQISQHSSPQVDHKNLLTHLKAGTPLQTAGSPVVIPSPSTPMVPSPMPGDSEKPSSLPNAGNIGHQQAAGVGAPVQSLAIGTSGMLASPLLAEFIVPDASHFNALSTISGKSSVTEQPLERLIKAVKSMSPNALSASVSDIGSDALSASVCCCEVEGWALSSVWCCYSRHCCCQKKKQGQEGCDALDLMDNNKWRPSQVGEAAMDAGDWRSQLQADSRQRIVNNLMDTLKRHFPFSGQDGLQELSKIAVRFEEKIYTAATSQSDYLRKISLKMLTLETKSQNSMGNPLQSNSAASLDSSAQTGYANGGDWQEEVYQKIKVMKERYVPELSEMYQKVATKLQQHDSLPQQPKSEQLEKLKMFKTMLERLILILQVSKSNISPGLKDKLGLYEKQIVNFINTNRPRKQGPPLQQRQLPPPPHM; encoded by the exons ATGGATACCAATAAGTGGAGGCCTTATCAAGTTGGAGAGGCCGCCATGGATGCCGGCGATTGGAGGAGTCAGCTGCAGGCTGATTCAAGGCAAAGAATTGTCAACAAGAT AATGGATACATTGAAGAGGCATCTTCCCTTCTCCGGACAAGATGGATTACAGGAACTCAGTAAAATTGCTGTAAGGTTTGAGGAAAAGATTTATACTGCAGCCACAAGCCAG TCGGATTATCTACGGAAAATTTCTCTGAAGATGCTCACAATGGAGACCAAGTATCAGAATTCAATGGGCAATCCTTTACAATCTAACTCTGCTGGTAACAGCAACAGGCCCCCTGATCCAG GGTCTTCCGGTATGCAACCCCAAGTCCCCAATCAAGGGCAATCACACTCTATGCCGTTGCCAGCTAATCAATCTCAAGGACGCCAACCACTTTTAGCACAGAACATTCAGAATAATGTTACTGGGTTACACCAACAGCAGCAAAGCAACCTTTCTAATATCCATCAGCAACAATTGGACCTGCATAATAATGTTACTGGGTTACAGCAACAGCAGCACCTCGGAACTCAAAGTGGTAATTCTAGTATGCAATCAAATCAGCACTCTGTACACTTGTTGCAACAATCCAAGATTCAGGTGCAGCAACAACGACATCAGAATGCATCTAACATGTTACCGAGTCAAGGACAGCAGTCACAACCTCAGGCATCGCAGCAACAAATGATGTCACAGATTCAATCACAGTCTGCACCGATGCAACAAATGGGTTTGCAACAGCAGTCAAATCCACTGCAACGAGATATGCAGCTTCAAGCATCAGGTCTGATATCAGGAACCATGCTTCAAGCTCAAAATATAATGGATCAGCAAAAGCAGTTATATCAGTGTCCGAGGCCCCTTTCTGAGACATCATTGA CTTCTCTGGATTCCTCAGCTCAGGCTGGACATGCTAATGGGGGTGATTGGCAAGAGGAGGTCTATCAAAAA ATCAAAGTCATGAAGGAAAGGTACTTACCCGAACTAAGTGAAATGTATCAGAAAATTGCTACTAAACTTCAGCAG CACGATTCTCTTCCACAACAACCAAAGTCAGAGCAGCTTGAGAAGCTTAAAATGTTCAAAACCATGTTAGAGCGCCTCATATCAGTCTTACAGATTTCCAAGAGTAGCATTTCACCTGGTTTGAAAGACAAGTTGGGTTTATATGAGAAGCAGATAGTAAATTTTATTAATACAAATGGACCACGGAAGCAAGATCCTCTGCAACAAGGGCAGCTCCCCCCACCTCATATGCACTCCATGCAGCAGCCGCAGTCTCAAATTCCTCAAGTGCAGTCTCATGAAAATCAAATGAACCCTCAGTTGCAAACAATGAATTTACAAGGTTCTGTGCCAACAATGCAGCAGAACTATATGACAAGCTTGGTGCAAAATTCAATGTCTTCGATATCTGGGGTTTCAACAGCACAACAGAACATGATGAATTCATTGCAGCCGAGTACAAATTTGGATTCAGGACAGGGAAATGCACTGAACTCTTTGCAGCAAGTTCCGGTGGGATCTATCCAACAAACTCCTGTCAGTGCTCCCCAGCAAGCTAACATGAATGGTTTGTCATCGCAGAGTGGGGTTAGTATGCTTCAGCCAAATATTATCTCCCTTCAGTCAAATTCTGGTATGCTTCAACACCAGCAATTAAAACAGCAGGAACAGCAAATGCTTCAGAATCAACTGAAGCAACAGTATCAACAGCGAATGCAGCGGCAATTGATACAGAAGCAGCAGATACTGcaacagcaacagcagcagcaacagTTGCTGCAAGCAAAGCAGCAGCTTCCGGCGCAGGTGGAGGCGAACCAACACCAAATGCCACTGCTTCATCAAATGAATGATGCAAATGACTTGAAGATGAGACAGGGGATGGGTGTTAAGCCAGGGGTTTTTCAGCAACATATATCCGCAGGCCAGCATGCTTATCCGCATCAGCAGTTGAAATTAGGATCTCCATTTCCTATTCCATCATCAAACCAACTCATTCAGGCTGCATCTCGTCAAATTTCGCAACATTCTTCTCCCCAAGTTGACCACAAGAATCTACTGACTCACCTGAAAGCTGGAACACCATTGCAAACTGCCGGTTCACCTGTTGTCATCCCATCTCCTTCAACTCCCATGGTTCCATCCCCCATGCCAGGGGATTCTGAGAAACCTTCCTCACTACCAAATGCTGGGaatatcggacatcaacaagcAGCTGGGGTGGGAGCACCAGTCCAGTCCCTTGCAATTGGCACTAGTGGGATGTTGGCATCTCCTTTGCTTGCTGAATTTATTGTACCAGATGCTAGTCATTTTAATGCTTTGTCAACTATTTCTGGCAAATCGAGTGTTACCGAGCAGCCTCTTGAACGCTTGATTAAGGCG GTGAAATCGATGTCACCTAATGCATTGAGTGCATCTGTCAGTGACATTGGCTCAGATGCATTGAGTGCATCTGTTTGCTGCTGTGAGGTGGAAGGCTGGGCGTTGTCATCGGTGTGGTGCTGCTACTCCCGCCACTGCTGCTGCCAGAAGAAGAAACAAGGGCAAGAAGGATGTGACGCC TTGGATTTGATGGATAACAATAAGTGGAGGCCTTCTCAAGTTGGAGAGGCCGCCATGGATGCCGGCGATTGGAGGAGTCAGCTGCAGGCTGATTCAAGGCAAAGAATTGTCAACAATCT AATGGATACGTTGAAGAGGCATTTTCCCTTCTCCGGACAAGATGGATTACAGGAACTCAGTAAAATTGCTGTAAGGTTTGAGGAAAAGATTTATACTGCAGCCACAAGCCAG tcgGATTATCTACGGAAAATTTCTCTGAAGATGCTCACACTGGAGACCAAGTCTCAGAATTCAATGGGCAATCCTTTACAATCTAACTCTGCTG CTTCTCTAGATTCCTCAGCTCAGACTGGATATGCAAATGGGGGTGATTGGCAAGAGGAGGTCTATCAAAAA ATCAAAGTCATGAAGGAAAGGTACGTACCCGAACTAAGTGAAATGTATCAGAAAGTTGCTACTAAACTTCAGCAG CATGATTCTCTTCCACAACAACCAAAGTCAGAGCAGCTTGAGAAGCTAAAAATGTTCAAAACCATGTTGGAGCGCCTCATATTAATCTTACAGGTTTCCAAGAGTAACATTTCACCTGGTTTGAAAGACAAGTTGGGTTTATATGAGAAGCAGATAGTAAATTTTATTAATACAAATAGACCGAGGAAGCAAGGTCCTCCTCTGCAACAACGGCAGCTCCCCCCACCTCCTCATATGTAA